In the genome of Luteitalea pratensis, the window GATCCTGAACCGGCGCACGTCGTACGAGATCCGGCGCATCAGTGTCGAGACCTCGGGGCTGGTCGCGCTCGTCGAGGACGGCCTGTACAAGGCGTCGTACGGGATGACGACGATCCAGGAAGTGTTGCGGCACCTGCCGCGTGTGGTGAAGCCGCGGCCGGTCGAGGAGATCCGGCGGCTGCTCGGGAGCCTGTCGTGATGCATTCGCGGTCCCTGATCGATGTCCTCGGCGACGAACTCGCTCGAAACGACCTGCAGCTGCCCGTCTACCCCGCGATCGCGACGAGGATTCAAGCCCTCGCGGCCTCTGGAACCGGCACGTCCGATCAGTTCGAGATGCTGCTCGCGCACGACCCGGCGATTGCGTCCCAGGTGCTGCGCACGGCCAACTCGGCCTTTTACGCCGGCCTCAGTTCGGTGGCGACGATTCGGGCCGCGGTGATGCGGCTCGGCCTCGACCAGCTGGTGTCGCTGGCCGTGGCCTGCGCGCAGAAGGGCCAGTTCACGGGCCAGGATCCGCAGATCCAGCGGCTGATGTCGCAGCTGTGGCAGCACTCGGTGGCGGTCGCGTTCGGATCGCGCTGGCTGGCCGAGCGGTCGGGCTATCGCTCGCTGGCGGGCGAGTGCTTCATGGCCGGGCTCTTCCACGACATCGGCAAGCTCCTGATCCTGAAGGTGCTCGACGACCTGCGCCGCAGGGGCGAATGGACACTCGAGTTGCCACCGTCGCTCGTCCAGGAACTGCTGACCTCACTGCACGCCGAGCAAGGTGCCCGCCTCATCCAGCAATGGAATCTGTCGCCGCTCTACGCCGATGTGGCCCGGCGGCACGGAATGCCCTCCATCGGCGAGGCCAATCCGGTGCACCTCGTTGTCCGACTTGTGAACAACGCGTGTACGAAGCTCGGGATCAATCTGTACAGGCAGGACGGCATTGCGCTCACCGCATCGCTGGAGGCGGCGGCCCTCGGGCTGAAGGAAGTGGTCATCGCGGAACTCGAGATCATGCTCGAGGACGGGATGCAGACCCTCGCCGCCTGACCGGCACGCAGGGCGACACCTGTAGCGACATCGGGCGCGCCCCGTGGCGGGCCATCGCAAGAGGGCCAGCAGAGTCAGGCAGCGGCCCGCGGCATCCTCGTTGCACGTGGAGCCGTATGCAGCCCCCTTCGCCGAGACCGCCGGCGCCTGGCTTCAAGCTCGAGCAGAAGCCCCGACAGCACTCCACCTCCACGCATCACCCGCAGGAGCCCGCCGACACGGCCCTCGAGGGCGCGGCCGGCGCCGCGGCGCACCTTGTCGGCACGTGCGACGAGTGCCTGGTGAAGGCGTGGGCCGAACATCACGGCGCCGAGCCCGCGACCGGTGAGGCCACGGCGAGCGGACCGGCCACAGTGGTCGTCAACGATCAGGGCTCGGGGTTGCGCTTCAATTTCCCGGGCGCCTCGCGATTTCGCGCCGTGACATGGGAGGAGTGGCTGGCGCATCTCGCCGGCGCCAGGCTGGTGTTCGTGTTCGAGATCGCGCCGCCGGCCGGCACACAGGTCGGCGCCCGCTTCGGGGGGGCGTTCTACAGGGTGCTGTCGAGGCGCGACTGGGGCAACCGGCCGTTGGCGACGCTGGACGCCGGTGCCAGCGGCGCCGCTCAGGCCAGCGAATAGAGCCACGCGGCGACCCACACGGCCAGCGCCACGGGAATCGCCGCCGCGGCCAACAGCAGCAGGATGCAGCCCCACACGAACAGCGCGTCGAAGCGCGAGTGCGGCACGCCCGGCCGGGCGTGCCGATCCAGCAACCGCATGTTCCAGGTGTTGGCCTTCCAGAAGATGTCGGCGACGTTGCCGAGCCCCGGCACCAGGCCGAGCAGTGCATCGACCATCGCGTTGATCACCATCCGGGCCTGCACGATGGCCGGCACCCGCATCCGGTAGGCCTGGATCAGCAGCAGCGTCCCGAACAGTGGGCTGCTCAACTCGCCGATGCCGGGGATCAACCCGACGATGACGTCCCAACCGAAGCGGATGTTGGTGCCCGGAATGCGGAACGCCTGATCGAGCAGTTCGCTCCAGCGCCGCAGGCGCTCGAGGTGCGCATCGTCCATCTGCCGCGGCGGCGGGAGGGCCATGCCGCGAGTGTACGCGGCACGGCAAACGCCGGGCTGGCCGCCTCCGCCAAGGCTTCAGCGCCCAGGGGACAGCCCGGCGCGACCCTCGCGATCCGCGATTCCCGACTCCCGACTCCGGAATTCCCGATCGGGCCTCCCGTCGACCAAGGTCGACGGCTACGAAGAAAACGCCGAACGTCGAACGCCGAACGCTGTTCCCTGTCGACCAAGGTCGACAGCTACACCAGAGTTGAGTGTAGGCGTCGAGCTTGCTCGACGCTGTCGCCGCGCGCATCACCAGCGTGTCTATACTGGTGATGATGTCTGCCTGGGGTCGTGTCGGGGCGGGACTCGTGCTCCTCCTGACCATGCTCGTGTCGCCGATGGCACCGGTGCTTTGCGCGCTGTCGTGTCCTGATCTGGGCACCACGAGGCATGGCCTGGCCGCAGGCCGCCCTCGCGCCCCACAAGCGCAGTCTGCTACTCCGTGCCACGACAACGTGGCATCTGCGCCGGACCGCCGAGTCCCTCCCACGTCAGCCCTCTTCGATAGCGCGGCGTGGCATCAGTGCCAGCACCCTGCGGCACTGACCTCGCCGGGCGTATCCGAAGGCCCCCGGCTGTCGCAGCCGATGGCGGCCACCTCCGTGGCCCCGTACGTGTCAGAGTCGACGAGTCCAGGGCGACCAGCCCCGTTGACTCGCCCGGTACGGACGCAGACGTCAAGGCACGTCTCCGGCTTCTCCCTCGCGCTGCGGATCTGATCGCTTCCAGCGGTTCCTGTATGTCCCGGGCGCACGCGTGTTTCGCGAGCAGCGCGAGCGTAACCGCGTGTCCGATCCGCGGCTGGCCGAACTGGAGAGCATTCGTCATGAGCCCGGAGCACCGAGCACTTGCCTCGCAACAACTGTCACGCCGCACGTTCGTACGCGGCCTCGCCGCCGGCGGCGTCGTCGCCGCGGCGGGGGCGCTGCGCGCGCCGACGTCTGCCTGGGGCATGGCCTCACCGGCCAGCGCCGCCGTGCCGCCGCAGGTGTTGCAGGGGCGTGACTTCGATCTCGAGATTGGTCGGTCGCGTGTCGACTTCACGGGCGCCCAACGCTCTGCGATCACCGTCAACGGCTCGCTGCCCGCGCCGCTGCTGCAGTGGCGCCAGGGCGACGTGGTCACCATGCGCGTTCGCAACACGCTCGACGAGGTCGCCTCGATTCACTGGCACGGGCTCGTCCTGCCGGCGAACATGGACGGCGTCCCCGGCCTCAGCTTCGACGGCATCCCCGCGGGCGGCGGCTATACGTATCGATTCCCCGTCCTGCAGGCGGGCACGTACTGGTATCACAGCCACTCGGGCTTTCAGGAGCAGCAGGGACTCTACGGGCCGATCGTCATCCACCCACGAGATCCCGACCCCGTCTCCTACGACCGCGAGCACGTGCTGCTGCTCACCGACTGGACCGACGAGGACGCGCGGCGCGTCTTTCGCAAGCTGAAGAAGGAATCGACCTACTACAACTGGCGCCAGCGCACGCTGGTCGATCTCGTTGGCGACCTGCGCGACAAGGGCTGGTCCGAGACGATGGCGGACCGCGTGGCGTGGGGACAGATGCGGATGAGTGCCGGCGATCTCGCCGACGTGACCGGCTCCACCTACACGTACCTGCTGAACGGTACCGCGCCGGCGGGCAACTGGACCGGCCTGTTCAAGCCAGGCGAGCGGGTGCGGCTGCGCGTCATCAACGGATCGGCGATGTCGTACTTCGACGTGCGCATTCCGGGCCTGACGCTGACCGTCGTCGCTGCCGACGGCATGCCCGTGCGCCCGGTGACCGTCGATGAATTCCGCATCGCGGTCGCCGAAACCTACGACGTGATCGTCGAGCCCTCAGGCCAGGACGCCTACGCGATCGTCGCGCAGGCCATGGATCGCACGGGCATGGCCTGCGGCACGCTCGCCGTTCGTCCCGGGCTGCAGGCCAGCGTCCCTGCACTCGATCCCCGTCCGGTGCTCACAGTGGGCGACATGGGACACGGGGGGCATCAAGGGACTGGGACGAACGCTGAACGCCGAACGCCGAACGCCGAAGCAAACGTCGAACGCCGAACGCCGAACGTCGACCCGCATGCGGGCCACACGATGCCGGCCCAGGGCGCGCCCGTCGAAGCAAACGTCCGAACGCCGAACCCAGTGCAGGATCACAGGAACTCAGGAACGCAGGAAAACAAGGCGCCCGACGCTGCCGCGAAGGCCGATGCGAACGTTGACCCACACGCGGGACATGGAGCGCCGAAGCCCGACCAGCACGGTGGGCACGCGGCGATGACGATGCAGGCGCATCCCGCGAGCGAGCAGGGCAATCCGCTCGTCGACATGCAGACGATGCTGCCGGTGTCGCGCCTCGACGATCCGGGCATCGGCTTGCGTGACAACGGCCGTCGGGTGCTCACCTACGGCGATCTGCGCAGCACCTTCGAGGACCCGGACGGACGCCAGCCGACAAGGACCATCGAACTGCACCTGACCGGCCACATGGAGCGTTTCGCGTGGTCGTTCAACGGGCAGAAATTCTCCGACGCCGAACCGATCCGGCTCACCTACGGCGAGCGCGTGCGCGTCGTGCTCGTCAACGACACGATGATGACGCATCCGATCCACCTGCACGGCATGTGGAGCGACCTCGAGGACGACGAGGGGCAGTTCATGGTGCGCAAGCACACCATCGACATGCCACCGGGCACGCGGCGCACGTATCGCGTCACCGCCGACGCGTTGGGCCGGTGGGCGTATCACTGCCACATGTTGTTCCACATGGAAGCCGGGATGATGCGAGAGGTGCACGTGGTGGAGGGCGGCCAGTCATGACCGTCGCCCGCCCGCTCGCGGCGATGTCGCTCTGCCTTGTGCTGGCGGGCATCGCACGGGCACAGGATCAGGACCACAGGAGCTCAGGATCCCAGGAACACAAGGCAGAGACCGCAGGTCAGGACCGCAGGAATTCAGGAGGCCAGGAGCTCAGGAGCGCAGGAGCGCAGGAGCGCAGGAAGCACACCGCAGAAGCAGACGACGACCGACCTGCGCCGAGGGGGCACATCGAATCGGCGCCGCCGCCGGCCAGCGTAATCGTGCCGCCCTGGATCCCTGACGTCAGCGACGAGATGCGTCGCGCGGCGTTTCCGGACGTCCAGGGCCATGCGGCCCACGATCAGCGGATCAACGGCTTCGTGCTGTTCGATCAGCTCGAATGGCGTGCCGGCAATGGGCCAGGCTCGCTGTCGTGGAGCAACACGGGATGGGTCGGCGGCGACATCAATCGCGTGTGGTTC includes:
- a CDS encoding HDOD domain-containing protein, which gives rise to MHSRSLIDVLGDELARNDLQLPVYPAIATRIQALAASGTGTSDQFEMLLAHDPAIASQVLRTANSAFYAGLSSVATIRAAVMRLGLDQLVSLAVACAQKGQFTGQDPQIQRLMSQLWQHSVAVAFGSRWLAERSGYRSLAGECFMAGLFHDIGKLLILKVLDDLRRRGEWTLELPPSLVQELLTSLHAEQGARLIQQWNLSPLYADVARRHGMPSIGEANPVHLVVRLVNNACTKLGINLYRQDGIALTASLEAAALGLKEVVIAELEIMLEDGMQTLAA
- a CDS encoding DUF4112 domain-containing protein yields the protein MALPPPRQMDDAHLERLRRWSELLDQAFRIPGTNIRFGWDVIVGLIPGIGELSSPLFGTLLLIQAYRMRVPAIVQARMVINAMVDALLGLVPGLGNVADIFWKANTWNMRLLDRHARPGVPHSRFDALFVWGCILLLLAAAAIPVALAVWVAAWLYSLA
- a CDS encoding copper resistance system multicopper oxidase codes for the protein MSPEHRALASQQLSRRTFVRGLAAGGVVAAAGALRAPTSAWGMASPASAAVPPQVLQGRDFDLEIGRSRVDFTGAQRSAITVNGSLPAPLLQWRQGDVVTMRVRNTLDEVASIHWHGLVLPANMDGVPGLSFDGIPAGGGYTYRFPVLQAGTYWYHSHSGFQEQQGLYGPIVIHPRDPDPVSYDREHVLLLTDWTDEDARRVFRKLKKESTYYNWRQRTLVDLVGDLRDKGWSETMADRVAWGQMRMSAGDLADVTGSTYTYLLNGTAPAGNWTGLFKPGERVRLRVINGSAMSYFDVRIPGLTLTVVAADGMPVRPVTVDEFRIAVAETYDVIVEPSGQDAYAIVAQAMDRTGMACGTLAVRPGLQASVPALDPRPVLTVGDMGHGGHQGTGTNAERRTPNAEANVERRTPNVDPHAGHTMPAQGAPVEANVRTPNPVQDHRNSGTQENKAPDAAAKADANVDPHAGHGAPKPDQHGGHAAMTMQAHPASEQGNPLVDMQTMLPVSRLDDPGIGLRDNGRRVLTYGDLRSTFEDPDGRQPTRTIELHLTGHMERFAWSFNGQKFSDAEPIRLTYGERVRVVLVNDTMMTHPIHLHGMWSDLEDDEGQFMVRKHTIDMPPGTRRTYRVTADALGRWAYHCHMLFHMEAGMMREVHVVEGGQS